In Arcobacter sp. F155, the genomic window TTTAGATGCTCTTGTAATTAAAGCATTAAAACAAAAGTTTCCTCAAATTGAACTTCCTGAAAATGCAGGAGGAATCTTAGTTGGTGATGTTGATGGTTCAAGCCAAGCTGAAATTGATTCACAAATAGCTACACTAAAAGAAGCATTTGCAAAATATGGTTCAATTGATTTTATTGAAGCTACAGATGAAGCCCATGGAAATCAATTATGGTTTGCAAGAAGAAATGCAAGTCCAGCAACTATGATTTATGGAACTAAGAAGTTAAATGAAGATATTTCTGTTCCAAGATCTAAACTTCCAGAAGCATTAGATTCAATCTATGCAATTGGTGAAAAATATGGTTTCAATGTTCCTTGTTTTGGACATGCAGGTGATGGAAATATTCACGTAAATGTAATGGTTAAAGATAAAACAAATGAAAAAGAGATGGAAGATGGACACAAAGCCATTGAAGAGATTTTCCAACTTGTTGTTGATATGGGTGGTACTTTATCAGGTGAACATGGAATTGGTTTATCTAAAGCACCATTTATGAACATTGCTTTTAATGATGCAGAAATAGAACTTTTCAAAAGTATCAAAAGAGCATTTGACCCTAAAAATATTTTAAATCCTTTTAAAATGGGGCTTATCTAAAAAAGAATAAAAATGGAAGAACCAGAAATTGTAAAGAGTCCAGTTAAGACCTTACTTAAAGCATTAGACTCATTTTTTAATGATGATACAACTTATTATGCAGCAAGTCTTAGCTTCTTTACAATCTTTTCCATTCTTCCAATAATAGCACTTCTTATTGCTATTATTTCAAGCTTAGATGTTGTTCAAAACTATGCTGATATATTTATCAAATATACCTTTGATATTTTAAATCCTACTCACTCAGAAGACTTTATCAAAACCTTTAAAAACTATATCTCAAACTCAAATAAACTAGGTTGGTTAGGGATTTTGTATATGTTGTTTGTATTTATTATGTTTTTTAAAGATTATGAATATATAGTAAATAAAATACATCATGCAAAAAGAAAACCTCTATTGGCTTCATTTTTCTTTTACCTGTTTTTCTTAGTTACTTTACCTTTAATGTTAGCTGCACTTAATATTGCTCTATCCTTTTATGATAATACAATTTTTAACTGGCTGATTACTTTTTCATTTGCTTGGTTAGTATTTTTTGGACTTTTTAAACTTAGTGTAAATAGATTTGTTCATACAAGAGCAGCTGCTATTTCATCACTATTTACTTTAGTAGTACTTTCTATTACTAAAAACCTTTTTATCTACTATGTTGTTTATAATAAAACATATACAACGATTTATGGTTCTTTAGCTATTTTACTATTTTCATTTTTTTGGATTTATATTTCTTGGGTGATTTATTTATATGGAATAAAAATGTGTCACAAACTAAATATACAACAACTTAGCAAAGGGGTAAAGAAAGATTAATCTTCACACCTATTTTCATAAGCTAAAGCTTCTTCTTTTTCTAAGTATTCACACTTCTGTTTTGATAATATTGAGTTAGAGACTTTTGCATTCCAAAAAATAGCTCCATCAATTTTTAAATCTGTAAAATTAACAGAATCAAATATAGAATATGCAGCCCCTGCATTTGAAAAATCTACATTATCAAAGCTTGTATCTAAAAATTTTGTTGCCCAAAGAGATAAGTTTTCACACTTAAGGTTTTCCAGTGTCGCATTTGAAAGGTTTGCACCTTTTAAAATTGTATTATCACATTGAACATTGATTAGAATAGAAGCTTCAAGGTTAGAAGCTCTTAGATTTGTATTATTTAGGTTTGCGTTTTCTAATGTTGTACCCCAAAGATTTGATTTAAGTAAATTTGAGTTTTGAAAGTTTACACCTGTTAGGTTGGCACCTACAAGATTTGAGTTTTGCAAATCTTTATTACTAAGGTTTGCCATTGATAAGTCACACTCTTCACAAGATTTTGTTGATAAATACTTCTCTAAATCTTCTTGATTATATGAATACAAACTGGAGATAAGCAAAATAATTAAAATAAAATATTTCATAAAGTATCCTTTATTTATCTACTTTTTTTAATACTGATAAAAACTCTTTTTCTCTCATACCACCTAAACTTTTATCAAGTAAAGTCATAGTTCGAGCATCTACAAAAAAGAAGCTAGGTATTCCAATAAATTTAAAAGGAAGCTCTTTTTTATTTTCATTTATATCCATCACTACAGATACAAAGTTTTTATTTGCATAAGAACTAACTTCTTTGTCTTTAAAAACCTTTTTCTTCATGTAATTGCACTCAGGACAAGTAGGAGTTGAATACATAATCATTAATGGTCTATTCTTTTTAATAGCTTCTTCTTTTGCTTCTTGTAAAGAACTTTCAAAGTTAATACTAGAAGAAAAAACAAATGTAACAAAAAACAATAATAAAGATAATATTTTCATAATAGTCTCCTTTGTAAAAATAGTATTAGATTCTATCTTAAACTCGTCATAAACAGAAGAATTACTTAATATAGCATTTAATATATTTTCCCTTTATTTTATTTTTACAAAGTCCTTCATAAGCCCTATCAATATACTCTTTTTTAATTGCAACATATGAAACAAACTCTAAAATATCAATTTTTCCTATTGCATCTTTTGGTAAACCAATTCCAGCAGTTAATGCTCCTAAAATATCCCCTGCTCTAACTTTGTGTTTTTTTCCACCATTTATAAAAAGTGTTCTAAAATCACAGTCAATTTCATAATTGCAAGCTTCTATTTCTTCTTTTTTACCAAAAATTAAATCATCAAATCTTTCTTCTAACATATCTAATTTATATTTTGAGTCTTCATCATAAAATGATATTGCTAAACCTTTTTTTCCAGCTCTAGCAGTTCTTCCTATTCTATGGATATGAGTCTTTACATCTTTTGCTAAATCATAATTAATAACTAAATCAATATCATCAATATCTAAACCTCTTGATGCAACATCAGTTGCTACTAAAACAGGATAAGACTTGTTTGAAAACATAATAATAGTCTCATCCCTTTCTCTTTGGTCTAAATCAGAATGTAATGTTAAAACATCAATATCATTTTCATAAAGAATATCTGCTAATTCATCACATTTAACCTTTGTATTACAAAAAATCAATACACTTTTAGCTTCTCTTGATTCAATAAGAGAAGGAATTAATAAATCTTTTTCTCCCTCACTTGCTTCATAAAGAGTTTGATTAATAACTTGTTTTTCATGGACTGAATTATCTTCTATAAAAACAGGTTCATTTGTAATCAAACTTGCTAACTTTTCAATATCCTCTTCGTAAGTAGCTGAAAAAAGCATAGTTTGTCTATTTTTTGGAATT contains:
- a CDS encoding thioredoxin family protein; this translates as MKILSLLLFFVTFVFSSSINFESSLQEAKEEAIKKNRPLMIMYSTPTCPECNYMKKKVFKDKEVSSYANKNFVSVVMDINENKKELPFKFIGIPSFFFVDARTMTLLDKSLGGMREKEFLSVLKKVDK
- a CDS encoding pentapeptide repeat-containing protein, which translates into the protein MKYFILIILLISSLYSYNQEDLEKYLSTKSCEECDLSMANLSNKDLQNSNLVGANLTGVNFQNSNLLKSNLWGTTLENANLNNTNLRASNLEASILINVQCDNTILKGANLSNATLENLKCENLSLWATKFLDTSFDNVDFSNAGAAYSIFDSVNFTDLKIDGAIFWNAKVSNSILSKQKCEYLEKEEALAYENRCED
- the dbpA gene encoding ATP-dependent RNA helicase DbpA → MIKKFNELKLPEKFLENLDSLNYKEMTKIQEKSLPISLEGKDLIAQAKTGSGKTVSFSIPIVKKLKVRKFTIQSLVLAPTRELANQIAQEIRKVSRHIHNVKVLTLCGGVPYKPQVASLRHGAHIVVATPGRILQHIFETKIDLSDLEMLVLDEADKMLDMGFYEDIIKVVEAIPKNRQTMLFSATYEEDIEKLASLITNEPVFIEDNSVHEKQVINQTLYEASEGEKDLLIPSLIESREAKSVLIFCNTKVKCDELADILYENDIDVLTLHSDLDQRERDETIIMFSNKSYPVLVATDVASRGLDIDDIDLVINYDLAKDVKTHIHRIGRTARAGKKGLAISFYDEDSKYKLDMLEERFDDLIFGKKEEIEACNYEIDCDFRTLFINGGKKHKVRAGDILGALTAGIGLPKDAIGKIDILEFVSYVAIKKEYIDRAYEGLCKNKIKGKYIKCYIK
- a CDS encoding YihY/virulence factor BrkB family protein, with product MEEPEIVKSPVKTLLKALDSFFNDDTTYYAASLSFFTIFSILPIIALLIAIISSLDVVQNYADIFIKYTFDILNPTHSEDFIKTFKNYISNSNKLGWLGILYMLFVFIMFFKDYEYIVNKIHHAKRKPLLASFFFYLFFLVTLPLMLAALNIALSFYDNTIFNWLITFSFAWLVFFGLFKLSVNRFVHTRAAAISSLFTLVVLSITKNLFIYYVVYNKTYTTIYGSLAILLFSFFWIYISWVIYLYGIKMCHKLNIQQLSKGVKKD